One Lysinibacillus sp. OF-1 DNA segment encodes these proteins:
- a CDS encoding nucleoid-associated protein yields MLEVSESKLAQYSLHFVSETLILGEEALSQPEVMLEAAFTQLAFSKIDMEQQYEFFHETNIELNEVFTYSKAIFEQNSNFLEQSQNMARHLHSVSQHPNIKSGELFIGLFENCLLLNEAKKVIAIVKIDEKEIFLDVKNDHNQMIINGVDGINVKKINNMAIIVDMGPDQAPAVFMKTKRKEDIVYWQERFLKIKAADEHYHKTDLALAECKKYILKEENYTNTEKLGLLNKTLDYFRNEEEFQVNHYIDTVFEQADASQKDIIINSVKPYETVISDSALEKAEKKYKRKIKLDANIEIQVNIQHIDQIDELIEVGYDEATNRKFYKIYFQDEQ; encoded by the coding sequence ATGCTAGAAGTCAGTGAAAGTAAATTAGCACAATATAGTCTACATTTTGTGAGCGAAACACTTATTTTAGGAGAAGAAGCCTTGTCTCAACCGGAAGTCATGCTAGAAGCAGCCTTTACACAGCTTGCATTTAGTAAAATAGATATGGAGCAGCAATACGAATTTTTCCATGAAACCAATATTGAGCTTAATGAAGTTTTTACGTATTCTAAGGCTATTTTTGAACAGAACAGTAACTTTCTAGAACAGTCACAAAATATGGCTAGGCACTTACATAGTGTCTCACAACATCCAAACATCAAAAGCGGTGAACTGTTTATTGGTTTGTTCGAAAATTGTTTACTATTGAATGAGGCTAAAAAAGTTATTGCCATTGTCAAAATTGATGAAAAAGAAATATTTTTAGATGTAAAAAATGACCACAATCAAATGATTATCAACGGCGTTGATGGTATTAACGTCAAGAAAATAAATAATATGGCTATCATTGTTGATATGGGACCAGATCAAGCACCTGCTGTGTTTATGAAAACGAAACGTAAAGAAGATATTGTTTATTGGCAAGAACGATTTTTAAAAATTAAAGCAGCAGATGAACATTATCATAAAACGGATTTAGCATTAGCTGAATGTAAAAAATACATCTTAAAGGAAGAAAATTATACAAACACGGAGAAGCTGGGACTTCTGAATAAAACACTAGATTATTTTAGAAATGAAGAGGAGTTTCAAGTAAACCATTATATCGACACCGTATTTGAGCAAGCAGATGCTAGCCAAAAAGATATCATCATCAACTCAGTCAAACCCTATGAAACAGTCATTTCGGACAGTGCTTTAGAAAAGGCTGAGAAGAAGTATAAACGTAAAATCAAACTGGATGCCAACATTGAAATACAAGTAAATATTCAACATATCGATCAAATAGATGAGCTGATTGAAGTTGGCTATGATGAGGCAACGAATCGTAAATTCTATAAAATCTATTTCCAGGATGAACAGTAG
- a CDS encoding YjcZ family sporulation protein, which translates to MGYFGNTGGFNCCYGGYSQGFGQDYGGGYCMDYGKNNSSTFVLIVVLFILLIIVGATFVQKEY; encoded by the coding sequence ATGGGATACTTTGGAAACACAGGCGGTTTTAATTGTTGTTACGGAGGCTATAGTCAAGGCTTTGGTCAAGACTATGGCGGAGGTTATTGCATGGACTACGGTAAAAATAATAGTTCCACATTCGTTTTAATTGTTGTTCTATTTATTCTTTTAATTATTGTAGGCGCAACTTTCGTGCAAAAAGAATATTAA
- a CDS encoding spore germination protein, whose product MWEKVISYVPHWQVFFQGFLAFFIPYLIFKLFNGFFIVKKGNGKIDIKEYSDQSETVHKPIQKTLEQFTGNYSEDLLLMRKELGHNWDIHFREFHIGNTGNRAAIVFLKGLCDKELIDKHILKSLMNGLSESSTLIRGYELQQLIANEILPVSDLIDESNVMNSVGKVLTGSTVLIVDGIPSVFIIGTAHGKTRNLEEPVSEALVRGPRVGFTEKLSVNTSLLRQHGENQHLSIIEMEVGERIKKQLVLAYIDEIVEPDLVKEVRKRIETINLDDVAESGYIEQLIEDNYLSPFTQVQSTERPDRVVAALLEGRVAILLDGTPFALIVPVTFNMLLQSPEDYYERWLPSSLIRLLRYFAAGITLFGPSLYIAFVSFHQGLIPTKLALSMMGTRQGVPFPALIEALIMEVAIEILREAGLRLPKPIGPTMGIVGGLVIGEAAVQAGIVSPIMVIVVALTAISSFAIPQYNAGITLRMLRFVSMFSAALFGLYGIILFFLFLCSHLVKLKSFGVPYLSPTVPYRAGDWKDFMVRMPFRVMKHRPRLLKPKDSIRKGK is encoded by the coding sequence ATGTGGGAAAAGGTGATTTCCTATGTGCCGCATTGGCAAGTTTTTTTTCAGGGCTTTTTAGCATTTTTCATTCCATATTTGATTTTCAAATTGTTTAATGGTTTTTTTATTGTCAAAAAGGGCAACGGCAAGATTGATATAAAAGAATATAGTGATCAAAGTGAGACGGTGCATAAACCTATTCAAAAAACGTTAGAGCAATTTACAGGTAATTACAGTGAAGATCTCTTACTAATGAGGAAAGAACTTGGTCATAATTGGGATATCCATTTCAGAGAATTTCATATTGGAAATACTGGTAATCGTGCAGCCATCGTTTTTCTTAAAGGGTTATGCGATAAAGAGCTGATTGACAAGCATATTTTAAAATCATTAATGAATGGACTTTCAGAAAGTTCCACGTTGATAAGAGGTTATGAATTACAACAATTGATTGCAAATGAAATCCTACCAGTGAGTGATCTTATAGATGAATCGAATGTCATGAATTCCGTGGGAAAAGTATTAACTGGCTCTACTGTATTAATTGTTGACGGTATACCGAGTGTATTTATCATTGGTACCGCACATGGAAAGACTCGAAATCTTGAGGAGCCTGTTTCTGAAGCATTGGTACGTGGACCAAGGGTGGGCTTCACGGAAAAATTAAGTGTCAATACTTCTTTATTGAGGCAACATGGTGAAAACCAACATTTATCTATTATTGAAATGGAAGTGGGGGAGCGAATAAAAAAACAGTTAGTCTTAGCCTATATAGATGAAATTGTGGAACCTGATCTCGTCAAAGAGGTGAGGAAACGGATTGAAACAATCAATTTGGATGATGTAGCTGAATCAGGTTATATTGAGCAATTGATTGAGGACAATTACCTTAGTCCGTTTACGCAAGTACAGAGTACCGAGCGTCCTGATCGTGTTGTTGCAGCTTTACTGGAAGGACGAGTTGCAATTCTATTAGACGGCACTCCCTTTGCTTTAATTGTACCTGTCACATTTAATATGTTATTGCAATCACCAGAAGATTATTATGAACGTTGGTTGCCTAGCTCTCTTATCCGTTTGCTTCGTTATTTTGCTGCAGGTATCACTTTATTTGGACCGTCCTTGTATATTGCTTTTGTGTCGTTTCATCAGGGGTTAATTCCCACTAAACTAGCGTTGTCCATGATGGGGACAAGGCAAGGGGTACCCTTCCCAGCATTAATCGAAGCTCTCATTATGGAGGTTGCCATTGAAATACTACGAGAAGCGGGCCTTCGCTTGCCTAAGCCGATTGGTCCGACAATGGGAATTGTTGGGGGGCTTGTCATTGGAGAAGCAGCAGTACAGGCAGGAATTGTTAGTCCAATTATGGTTATTGTTGTTGCACTAACGGCGATTTCTTCCTTTGCTATTCCTCAATATAATGCTGGCATCACGCTACGAATGCTGCGATTTGTCTCAATGTTTTCTGCTGCTTTATTTGGACTATATGGCATCATCCTATTTTTCTTATTCCTTTGCAGTCATTTAGTGAAACTAAAGAGCTTCGGCGTACCATATCTTAGTCCTACTGTTCCGTATAGAGCAGGTGACTGGAAAGACTTTATGGTTCGTATGCCGTTCAGGGTGATGAAACATCGTCCGAGATTATTAAAGCCAAAAGATTCTATCCGCAAAGGGAAATAA
- a CDS encoding DinB family protein: MQLLFKYNWMVREDWFRWCDELSEEELLQNRPGGMGSILHTLFHIIDVEWSWIRLLQGKTDFQESFEEYNSLEKVRKLEAEFHLEVENFVNQWDDSMEERLLHNTLADGRIETHTWGEVIRHTIVHEIHHIGQLSIWAREMGREPISANLIRRGLSSSLKD, from the coding sequence TTGCAATTACTTTTTAAATATAATTGGATGGTAAGAGAAGACTGGTTTCGTTGGTGCGACGAGTTGAGTGAAGAAGAGCTTTTGCAAAACCGACCTGGTGGAATGGGAAGTATATTACATACACTTTTCCATATAATTGATGTCGAATGGAGTTGGATACGACTTTTACAAGGTAAAACTGATTTTCAGGAGAGTTTTGAGGAATATAATAGCTTGGAAAAGGTTCGTAAATTGGAAGCTGAATTTCATTTAGAAGTAGAAAACTTTGTAAACCAATGGGATGACAGTATGGAAGAGCGTTTACTCCATAATACATTGGCAGATGGAAGGATTGAGACGCATACATGGGGTGAAGTCATTCGCCATACGATTGTACATGAAATCCATCATATAGGACAGTTATCAATTTGGGCTAGAGAGATGGGGAGAGAGCCTATCTCTGCAAACCTAATTAGACGGGGTCTCTCTTCATCATTGAAGGATTAG
- a CDS encoding serine hydrolase domain-containing protein yields MTRLMKKSMMIAVILIFYILIPKLVQAASNDTIRKIDQFIEEQQTISEIPGLSVIIVDKGKTVYQKGFGFADMKTKTPVTSHTLFELGSTSKAFTALAILQLENQGLLKRSDNVQKYIPWLSLAYKGEEQVMTIQQLLSHTSGIPSNSITRIPESTADNALELTVKTLLDHPLNRKPGSSFEYATINYDVLGLIIEHVSKQPFDQYIQQNILQPINMDQSFVGVHQVQSSNMASGYKIGLMREQAYIPPVYRGNIPAGYIISNANDIARWLKLQLGNSEIYSLSNNLIQQSHIPDQTVEPFDTNTFYANGWAVVEKDNKPYIYHAGENPTFTSYFIMQPDEQIGVAILVNMNTSFTTAIGQGVMDLWEGKTIQNQHVSSYQKLDKIVTIISAIVIAISIFFCYLLFKNIQSLYNKQCGLAKLNYKRIFLLSVHFVLATTLLAAIFFTPTILLGGLNWTFIKVWAPTSITILLYSTIVASFLYFSLGFTLIATKKKI; encoded by the coding sequence ATGACACGATTAATGAAAAAATCGATGATGATTGCTGTAATATTGATCTTTTATATTTTGATACCCAAATTAGTACAGGCTGCATCAAATGATACAATTAGGAAAATTGATCAATTTATTGAGGAACAGCAAACCATTAGCGAAATCCCAGGCCTTTCGGTAATCATTGTTGATAAAGGGAAAACGGTATATCAAAAGGGCTTTGGTTTTGCAGATATGAAAACAAAAACGCCTGTCACTTCTCATACCCTTTTTGAGCTAGGCTCCACCTCTAAAGCATTTACGGCGCTTGCTATTCTGCAATTAGAAAATCAAGGTTTGTTAAAACGCTCTGATAATGTTCAAAAATATATCCCTTGGTTATCATTAGCCTATAAAGGGGAGGAACAGGTCATGACAATTCAGCAGTTATTGTCACATACAAGCGGAATTCCCTCTAATTCAATTACTCGTATTCCAGAAAGCACGGCTGATAACGCCCTTGAGCTAACGGTCAAAACATTACTGGATCATCCATTAAATCGCAAACCAGGTAGCTCCTTTGAATATGCAACGATTAATTATGATGTCTTAGGACTAATTATTGAGCATGTTTCGAAACAGCCATTTGATCAATATATCCAGCAAAATATTTTACAACCTATTAACATGGATCAATCTTTTGTAGGGGTTCATCAAGTACAATCTAGTAATATGGCTTCTGGTTATAAAATTGGCCTTATGAGAGAGCAGGCATATATACCACCTGTCTACCGTGGGAATATCCCTGCTGGCTATATCATCAGTAACGCCAATGATATAGCGAGATGGTTGAAATTACAGTTAGGAAACAGCGAAATCTATTCACTCAGTAACAATCTCATTCAACAATCCCATATTCCCGATCAAACAGTGGAGCCTTTTGATACGAATACTTTTTATGCAAACGGTTGGGCAGTTGTTGAAAAGGACAATAAACCATATATTTACCATGCTGGTGAAAATCCAACCTTTACTTCATATTTCATCATGCAACCAGATGAACAAATAGGCGTAGCTATTTTAGTCAATATGAATACAAGTTTTACAACAGCGATTGGACAAGGGGTCATGGATTTATGGGAAGGCAAAACGATTCAAAATCAACATGTTAGTAGCTATCAAAAGCTTGATAAAATTGTAACAATTATAAGTGCTATCGTCATCGCAATTAGTATTTTCTTCTGTTACCTATTATTTAAAAATATTCAAAGCCTCTATAACAAGCAATGTGGTTTGGCAAAATTAAATTACAAAAGAATATTCCTTTTATCTGTACATTTTGTACTCGCTACTACACTACTGGCCGCGATATTTTTTACGCCCACTATTTTACTCGGTGGCCTAAATTGGACATTTATCAAAGTTTGGGCTCCCACTTCTATTACGATATTGTTGTATAGCACCATTGTGGCAAGTTTCCTCTATTTTTCACTAGGGTTTACACTCATTGCTACAAAAAAGAAAATCTAG
- a CDS encoding SDR family NAD(P)-dependent oxidoreductase, protein MFKDSVVVVTGGAQGIGKGIVLAYARHGAKVVIADLNDGLGQQLEQDMLAQGYVVLFVQTDVTKEQDIVQLMQRAVEQYGTIHILINNAGQFQHISPYDVTFEEWNHLLHTNLTSAFFCAREAAKVMRRNVKGGSIVSLASTRAEMSEPNTEAYAATKGGIVALTHALARSLGPDQITVNCISPGWIETGDYEALRPVDHVQHLSGRVGVPEDIAQACLYLTNPVNNFVTGINLTVDGGMTKKMMYEE, encoded by the coding sequence ATGTTTAAGGATTCGGTCGTTGTTGTTACAGGTGGCGCACAAGGGATTGGCAAAGGGATTGTACTTGCATATGCACGGCATGGCGCAAAGGTGGTAATTGCTGATTTAAATGACGGTTTAGGTCAACAATTAGAACAGGATATGCTTGCACAAGGCTACGTTGTTTTATTTGTTCAAACAGATGTAACGAAGGAACAGGATATCGTTCAGTTAATGCAACGAGCTGTTGAGCAATATGGGACTATTCATATTTTAATTAATAATGCTGGGCAGTTTCAGCATATCTCTCCTTATGATGTGACGTTTGAGGAGTGGAATCATCTACTACACACAAATTTAACGAGTGCCTTTTTCTGTGCCAGAGAGGCTGCGAAGGTGATGAGGCGCAATGTGAAAGGTGGTTCGATTGTTTCGTTAGCATCTACACGGGCTGAGATGTCAGAACCTAATACAGAAGCCTACGCGGCTACAAAAGGTGGTATTGTGGCGTTAACACATGCTTTAGCGCGGTCTTTAGGTCCTGATCAAATCACGGTGAATTGTATTTCGCCTGGCTGGATTGAAACAGGCGATTATGAGGCACTTCGACCAGTCGATCATGTACAGCATTTATCAGGAAGGGTTGGTGTGCCTGAAGATATCGCACAGGCTTGTCTCTATTTAACAAACCCCGTAAATAATTTTGTGACAGGCATTAATCTTACGGTCGATGGCGGCATGACAAAGAAAATGATGTATGAAGAGTAG